From Fusarium musae strain F31 chromosome 8, whole genome shotgun sequence:
AAAGGTGATCTCTGGGCCTGCAACCATGAGCCTCATGTTCTGTACTACATATTGTTACAATTCTATCAATCTATCACAATGCCAAAGTATGTTCTCACAGGCGCAGACGGCAATCTCGGCCGCATCGCAGCAACCTTTGCTACAGAAATCGCCAAGCCCGGCGATGAGCTCGTCTTCACTACATACAAAGATGAAGCTATCCCCGCTGACCTCCGCAAATCATGGACCGACAAAGGCGCAAAAGTCGTGACTGCCACCTACGATGGCATTGAAAGTCTCAAGGCGGCTTTTCAAGGTGCTGAGGCTGtgtctctcatctcaacttgGCTCTTTGGCGAAGGACGACGTCGTCAGGCCCAGACTGTCGTTGACGCTGCCAAGGCATGTGGTGTCAAGAGAGTCTGCTATACTTCGTTCTGTGGAGCGGGTATCGAGGctgagaatgaagaggatATTCCTTTCCTCCCCAGAGATCACCACTTTatcgagaagatcatctATGCTTCTGGTCTAGAGTACAGCATCCAGCGGAATTACCTGTACGCGGATAACATACCAACTCTCTTTGCACCATCGTGGAAATTCTGTGGTGATCGCTGGCTCGTCAACACGCACGGCAAAGCAGGCGCATACGTTGCCCGCGAAGACTGCGGCAACGTCCTCGCTGCTCTGCTCCTCGGCCGCGGCGAACCCAACAAAGTGTATGAGATTACAGGTCCCAAAGCCATAACCAACGAGGAAGTTTTCAAGTGGATGTGCGAGCAAACGGGGTACAAGGGAGAAATCGTCGATCTTCCCGatgaggagttgaagagtTGGTGGTTGGGTCATGGGTTGCCTACGGACTTCTTTGGGGACTTTTCAAAGCTGCCGATGAAGTTGTGTATTGGCGATCTTTTGTGCTGTGGAGAGATGGTTGCGAGGGGGTTCATGGCTGAGACGAATGATAATGTTGAGAAGTTGACGGGGAGGAAGCCAATCCCGTATAGGGAGGCTTTATTGCAGTACAAGGATTTCTTCCCGAAGCCATAGACAGTCTTTTAGAATGCGTCTTATTAGATATAGAGTAATGTAATTTGTCAATTTAGTCATCTGGTCTTTTGCTCAGAGTGAATAGGCTGCAATCAATCTGACAAAAGCGTAAAGTAACCTTGAGATAAAAGTGCATTGTCTTAATCTCATCAGTATATGATATTAGGTTATCAAGCTTGAACTTTATTTGAATTGAATTTAGCCTTCTATCTTAGTAGAGAGACTTGAGGGTTAACCTTGAAAGATGTAGTTAAAAGCTGGCCACTGTTGGATGTCGTGTTGTCAGACTTCAGAAACCAACTCCTGGTATCAGGCTGAAGCCAGGTTTGCCTGGCAATCTTCTACACGAATATTGGGACCCACGTTATAAGCGACATCATCCGGTATGGTGTAGTGGCTAACATTTCGCGCTCTCATAACCTGAGAGATCAGTACCGCggagcccagggttcgattccctgtacCGGAGTAACATATATCTCATCTTTTTGCGTTCTCGCTGAAATTTCTTAATGTCTATCATCTAGCTCAACTTTTAGCTCGTGGCGTTGGTGAACAGGCCTGTCGGCGCACAAGCAATTCCCAATGGGCCCAACGCCACGTCAATAGTATGTTCACTAGTGACATGCACGATTTGATGAGATGTAAAGCCAACAACAAGCAGTCAGGGGAAAGAGATGAATGCAGATCGTTGCGTAGATAACGAGACTTTCCCGCCCTGTTTTCTCAGTTGGTTTGTTCTTTGTTGTTCCCATTCATTCGTTCATTCACTTATTCTTTTCCCTCGTCTTGACTATCACTCGTTTTTACTAGTCATCATGCTGTCTTCCAACGTCCTCAGTGTTGTCGCActccttgctgctgctgtaaaTGCAGGCCCCTGCCGCCCTTCGACAACTCTGGCTGGAACCACTACTAAGGTCgcctcaactgcaactgTTATTGACAGTACTACCGATCTCACATCAACTATCATCGAGAGCGCCACAGAGACTGAGACAACCGACATTGCCACTACTACCACTACCACGGCCATCGTTGAAGAGTCTACTACTACTACAGCCATCGTTGAGGAGTCTACTACTACCACCGCTATTATTGAAGAGTCTACCACTACCGACATTCCCACCACTACCACGgcagttgttgaagaatcGACCACTACCGAGGCCGCAAGCACCACGACCACCGCTGCGGTCTACAACTATTCTTGCTCTACGAGTGACGACTGTGTTGCCTACCCAGATATGTGTCTCGATGGGCTGGTGAACTTATGCATTTGCTCGAACGCCGCTTGCGTGCCGGTCAACTAAATTTTGCGCCGCCATCTTGCCAATTCTGTCAACCCAGATAAACGTCTGCTCCAGCTGATCGAACTTGAAATACGGTCGTAAATTTGGGTTAGATAAATTATATGGTCTCGTGTCCCGTACTGCAGAGTTTGGAATACTCGGTGTATCTTATGTCTAATTCTATCTGAGCGAGGTTGGATCAAGGGGAGTGGACATGTTCTTATTCCTTGAAATTCGTATCTCAAACTACGATTTCCCCTCTAATTTGTTGTTGAGATAGGGGGGCTTGCactaaaaattaataataatccATGCTTCATTGAAGTTGTTAGCTCTAGTCGAGGCCATCACAAATAGATAGAGCATCAGCACTAGAGAGAACTATCAAATTTTGATCTATTTCTTAGCTATCATTCATAACCCAATCGCTCCCCTTCTTCATTCCCGGCAATTTCGAAGCCCCTGCGATGACCGACCTCAAGAACGTCACTATCAGGTCCCTTCAGTAAAGATCACCTCCAGTCCCAGCTAAGATCTGTGTATACCAAGACTATCTCAAACATCAGATATTAGAACTCTGTATCAACTTATCTATGTAAGCGACATTCTACTTAGTGGCTCCCTCCTCAAAAATGATTCATATTCCGAGATATTTCTATTCCAGATCGGCGCTCCCACCACGCGCAGGATATCAGCGGCTTTGCGCTTCTCTCTATCCTCTAGCTCTTGATCAATACCACCTGCAATAAGAAGATTGGCGATCTTGTAAAGTTGATACTCTTCTACATCATCTGTAGCTTCGTGACTCTTCTTCGCTCTACCAAGAGCAATCTGGTTGGCGACGTGATGCAATGCAGTCCAACCCTTGAGGTCTGTTTGGTTGATAGATGCTCTGGAGTCCAAGAGGAACTGAACAGCCTCTACTGGGTCAGACAGAGAGCTGTTTGTGCCTGTTGAACGGATGAATACCATCAGAGGGGTCTCTCTATTGGGATATGGTCCCAAATTCGGGAGGGTGATGCCATGTCTGTGTAAATATCCCATAACAGCTCGTTTCCAATATCTGAAGCCACGGTTTTCTCTATCTATACTGAAGCCATCTGGAGATGCGCCTCCACAAAGTAAAGCTTCTGCGTACTGTATAAAGACCGATCCATCGAATGAGCTTGGATCAGCATCACTGGAAAGACACAGTAAAGCTTGTGTCACTTCATCTGACTTGGAATTCGGCTGCGCCCAGATCTTGCCTTCAAAGCAACAAAGAAATTTGACAACCTCAAGCTTTCGGTTGACAACAGCAGTACAGATAGGTCCTTTTAGCTGCCGAGAAGCTTTGAGCTTTGGTGCACCAGCCTCTATTAGTAACTTGACCATATTCTCATCGCAGCGACTAATGGCAGTAGCCAAAGAAAATGACGAATCTTGCCATATGCTGCGTCGAGGATAGCGGTTGAGCAGTAGCGAAGCAACTTTGTGATGGCCGCCGAGGACCGCAAGTTCAATGGGCGTCATAGCCACGATTTCTGCTGTGCTTAGTTGTAGCCCTCCACCTCTTTGAACTTTTATCAATCGATCCTCACcccttggtcttgtttgGGAATGACTGTACAGAGAGCCGATGTTGGCTTGCCTTATACAGGTAAGCAGGCTTGTGTTTGCAAGAATCTTTCGAACTATggcagcaacaccaaggaGACACGCCAATTGGAGACCTTGGAGCTGAGCTGCAGTGGTCGTATCCTTTGGGTGTTCAAAGAATATAAAACCACTTCCATTGATCTCTTCAAGTCCAACAATCGTGTCGTGATGCTCAGTTGCTGTTGAGAGAATGGTCGACATATCTTCTCGTCCCTCTCTCAGTTGTGTGAGGTAAGCGAACCAGAGTCTTCGATTTTCATGGTTTCGTGTTAGGAAAGTCAACGCCCTTTTTGCCAAGGTCTCATTTGAAAGCTTTTCGGGACATTGTCCGAGGTGTCTGAACCAGAATCTTGAGGCATAAGCTAGAACATGATCATACTCCATAGAGCTCCGCCTTTCAGCCTCTGCTTCAAGCCCCTTCTCCATGATTTCCAAACAGCGAGAAGCGAGAATCTCATGGCCGTTATCAGGGATGATTTGAAAGAAGTCAAGGTCAGCATCGGGGTCCGTTGCAGTTCGTAAAACATAAGGTTGAAGTAGGTAATCTCTGACTGATCGGTGGGAGAGCTGAATGGTTTCCATGGTTTCGTATCCAGAACCAGATCTCCTCGTCTCTGTCTTGGCCATAAGGAGAGTCCCACAGTAACTCAAATAAGCCTTCATGTTTATAAAAGCAGTGTCTGGCGTGGCAAACTCATCGGTGATAAGAGTGCTTAATTCATCAAGACTCAGTGGATAGTATGCCAAGGCTACCCAGGTCAAGATTGATCGTACCTTTTGGCGACACTCGAATGGAACAGTCATGAGAGAACTCTCGTAGATTCTGTTGATGTCTCCTGAAAGCTCGTTGAGATACTTTGCTGCAGTATCTGCGCCTTGCCCTTTGATCCCAGAAACAGCCAAGGTTGCCCAGAGGAACGAACCACCAGCTCTTTTTGTAAGGCTCTTGTTCATCTCTTCTTGGAAGTCTTGAGACCAACCATTCTCATGTGCGGTATTCAAAACATGAAAATTGATAAAAAGCTGTACGTCTTGGACGTTGTGCTCGTGTGCATCTGAGTCTAGGTATATTGTTGAAAGCTCAGTAGGAAAGCTGTCTTTTTGGAATGGCTGGCGCGTAGTCAAAAGAACCCGAAAATTCCGACGGTCTTGATTCGATGAGGATAGCAGTTCCGAGAGCCTCTCAGTAAGGGTCTTGATCGACGACTCATCACATTCGTCAagtccatcaacaacacatgTAACAGTTCCTGCGTTAGGATCCTGGACCATCGCGGTGAATATTTGCCAAAGAGCTTCAACTGAGTAGGTTGCCAACACAATTCTCCCTTCATCGATTGAAACAGTTCTCTTGAGCCCGTGATGTAAACGCTCAGGACGTAATCTGCAAAGCTGCCAAATGAGACCACGGAGGACAGCCATGGCAGAGTTGGCGTTGATATTTCCATGGTTGCAAAAGAAGTATAAAACTGTGTCGGTTGACATGCACGCAGAAAGCTGCTCCAGTTGCTCGGTTAGGTATATCGCCAACATAGTTTTGCCGTGACCTTCGCCGCCTTGTATATGAAGACCCTTGCAATTACCAGAGCCTGAGAGCCATGACCGGTAAGTGGTTGTTTCGGTGATCCACATAAAGGTTCCTTGGATAATGGGCCCTTTACTTGACTGAAGAGCAGCGCGGTCTTCTCTTGGATCTGTGACGAATAAAAGGCTCAAGAACTCTCGCTCGCGATCTTTGAAAGTTTGAGAATATTCCAAAGGACGACTATCAGAGAGTGGCCTCAACCTTTCAAAAGTTAGGGCAAGACGTAACTAGGTATTTCGAAAGGGCACATACCTTGAATTTCGAAAAGCTACGAGGCATAGCTGCTCCCTATGCAACTCTTCAAAAAGGTCCTTAAATTCCCGATCATTCAGCTCAGCGTAGACCCCGAGTAGTCCTTGCTGAGTAGAAGTGTGTCTACCACCATTATCAACCCATTCAAGCTGAGAGAGAATTCTGCTAATGAGCTTGTAGCAGTAAACTAAGATTTGTCTGGTCAGACCAAGATGTTCTTCGTCATTGTGGTCCTCGGCTGAAGGTTTCAGCTCAACCTCCCTGGCTAATCTTGAAAAACTCTCAAGCTGCTGCACACGTTTCGAGACAGAGTTGGTATTTCGATCAAGTTGCTGAAAGAATCGAATTGCCTCATCTGCTATTCCAACAAGTCGGGCAGCGGCAGTCGTGATGCCTGTTGTGTTGTTCATGATCATTAGAATAAATCTAGAGAAATAGTGATACAACATGAAACATTCCCGCTGGTGTAATTATACTACAACTTTAACAATGACACATGCTTATACTACCGCCCACGATTCATCTGTATGGTAGACCTGTGCAGTTCAGCAAGATGGCTATTTTTAACGTTGATCAAGCCAACCACAGTACTGAAATGACGGACAGGGATACTGGCACTACTGGCCAGATCACGGGAGTCTTCGTATTCGATGCGCCACGCTTACTCGAGAAATGGACCTGGCCTTTTTCTAGGAGCGATGACATAGTTTTGGTAGGGAACTATTGCCTGCCTAATGTCATTGTCCTTCTAGATAGTCAATCAAGAATAGCGAGCTTATGCATATGCGTCGCCATGTTGGATCTTGGTATAGGGCTGCCTATTTCGAGTGGCTGAAACATGGTCTAAGCTAACACGGATGCACAGATCTCGTATCGGCCCCTAAGATATGCTATTGTTAGTAGTTATGCGGTCTTGCTTCCCTTTCTAAACGTGGCTTCTTTGGTTCGTGACTTGTACAGTCGAGAAGCTTTTGTCAGTGACGAATTGCGTAGTCTGGGCTGAAGAATCTtgctaaaaaaaaaaaaaaaaaaaaaaaaaaaaaaaaaaaaaaaaaaaaaaaagaaattcgAAAAATATCTCGTGAGCTATCGTGGTCTTTTTCATATTGTCTGAAGATGATAGATGTGTAAGAATGTTTAGACAGCGCTGACTAGTGTGGTTTGAATCCCATAGATCTCTTGGCCGAAACATGAATGATATCATTGCCCATAAAGAATTCTGCGAAGGTGCATCACTGCCGCGGTGTGAACAGCCTCGTGAGATCTAACGGTAGGTGATCTTATTTGCGACAGATAATTCAGATTCACGAGGCAATATGATATTAGTTGAAACGAGAATGGCCTGTGAAGCTCACAACTTACAAACTCAATCTAGTTTCTCCCTGCCACTGGAAGCCATATGCTCGGCATATCAACGGCTAAAGCTCATGAGTAATCTATTTCCGAACCTCGGAGACATGATCGAGAAAATTGCCGATTTCGTCACAGCCTCGCGTGACGTAAAAGCCCAAATCTCCTGATGTTGGTGGGGTTCTAGAATTCGTAGTCATAATTCCAGTACCTGAGTGCGGTACTTACAAATTGCGGATTGCAAATGCGGCTTTCGTACTGTAAGTATGGAGCCCAGGCACGAGAACGGGAACACGTGGGAAAGGCTCCGCAGTGGATCAAAGGAATTCAATTTCCAGGCTGTGGTCCTCCCATATCTCGCTTCACATTCTGCCCGGTATAACTAGCTACGCAACTGCAACGCTGCAGCTGTCACTGTCGGGATTATATTGCTTTTTGTATCCTTCAATTGTTACCCTTCGACGTACAGGAATCACCAGATTTATGTCTCTAGCATTGGTGCGCGTAGAAATACAAATGCCTCTCGCTGTTTACAGAAGCAACCGCGGATAATCCGGGATATATCCAGCCCTGTAATTGGGGTCAAACAACAGACGTAGCACATCCTTTGGGGTCTTTGGGGGTTGTGTCACCTTCTCCATGAGGCCCCCGGAGATCAGAGATGCTTACTCTCCAAGGCCCATTGGTGGACATTGGCGTCTGTTGGCGGCTCAGCAAAGGAACTGGAACCCATCACTACAACGTCAAAAAAGTGAATCGGCTCACTCTTTTGCGGAATGGCAAGACGTTTCCACTGCGGGGATTGAGCAAAGCACATGGCCACAGCACACGAGACTGGCCTAAATGGGTTTCTACAGTGGGCGTAGACCCCACGGGGTCACCTGGCTCTGCCGCATCTCCGCGGATAAAGGTATATCGTAGCGCGGTTCACAGTAACTGGCAGGCCCACGACCTTACACCATCTCCGGTAGTTTGGGTCCGTTTTAGAGTTTGACTGAAATATGATCTGATCAAAAGCAATATCCAGAACCGGTTGATGCTCCGTGGCACCACAGAATTATCGTTATGGGCTGACGGACGCTGCTTGTATAAGTTGAAGCTTGTCGCTGCTATATATCCAAGCTTTGACTCACCCAATTGCAATACGCCATATTATACCCAATTACAGTATACACAATTACTCTACAGCAAGGCTACAATGCTATCATCAAGCAACGCGATGCG
This genomic window contains:
- a CDS encoding hypothetical protein (EggNog:ENOG41), which translates into the protein MPKYVLTGADGNLGRIAATFATEIAKPGDELVFTTYKDEAIPADLRKSWTDKGAKVVTATYDGIESLKAAFQGAEAVSLISTWLFGEGRRRQAQTVVDAAKACGVKRVCYTSFCGAGIEAENEEDIPFLPRDHHFIEKIIYASGLEYSIQRNYLYADNIPTLFAPSWKFCGDRWLVNTHGKAGAYVAREDCGNVLAALLLGRGEPNKVYEITGPKAITNEEVFKWMCEQTGYKGEIVDLPDEELKSWWLGHGLPTDFFGDFSKLPMKLCIGDLLCCGEMVARGFMAETNDNVEKLTGRKPIPYREALLQYKDFFPKP